Proteins encoded within one genomic window of [Enterobacter] lignolyticus SCF1:
- a CDS encoding chaperone-usher fimbrial major subunit, giving the protein MKRNLITGALALSSLLTVGQVLAADGTVHFRGEIIDSTCEVTPATQEQNVDLGKVNKTAFTGVTSEASSKDFTISLQNCPDTYTKAAIRFDGTEDNNSAGDLAIGNPMETGTPGDYTGDQPSAIAASGVAIRIHNKSDNSIVKLYNDSAWTDIDPTSHGADLKFIARYIQTTAQVTAGTGNADSQFTVEYQK; this is encoded by the coding sequence ATGAAACGTAATTTAATTACCGGTGCGTTGGCGCTTTCCTCATTGTTAACCGTGGGTCAGGTACTGGCCGCTGATGGTACCGTTCATTTTCGCGGGGAGATTATTGATAGCACCTGTGAAGTGACGCCAGCCACTCAGGAGCAAAACGTTGATTTAGGGAAAGTGAACAAAACGGCGTTTACTGGGGTGACCAGCGAAGCGTCTTCAAAAGACTTTACGATCAGCCTGCAAAACTGTCCGGATACCTATACCAAAGCGGCTATCCGCTTTGATGGTACTGAAGACAACAACAGCGCGGGCGATCTGGCTATCGGCAACCCAATGGAAACCGGTACACCGGGTGATTATACCGGTGACCAGCCGTCCGCAATTGCAGCAAGCGGTGTGGCTATTCGTATCCATAACAAGAGCGATAATAGCATTGTTAAGCTGTATAATGATTCCGCGTGGACTGATATTGATCCAACATCGCATGGCGCTGATTTGAAATTTATCGCCCGCTATATTCAGACGACAGCTCAGGTCACTGCCGGTACCGGTAACGCCGATTCCCAGTTTACCGTCGAGTATCAAAAATAA
- the glmS gene encoding glutamine--fructose-6-phosphate transaminase (isomerizing) — protein MCGIVGAVAQRDIAEILLEGLRRLEYRGYDSAGLAVVDSAGHMTRLRRLGKVQMLAQAAEEHPLHGGTGIAHTRWATHGEPSEGNAHPHVSEHIVVVHNGIIENHEPLRDMLASRGYVFVSETDTEVIAHLVHWELEQGGTLREAVLRAIPQLRGAYGTVIMDTRDPGTLLAARSGSPLVIGLGMGENFIASDQLALLPVTRRFIFLEEGDIAEVTRRSVTVFDKSGAQVQRQDIESNLQYDAGDKGIYRHYMQKEIYEQPNAIKNTLTGRISHGQVDLSELGANANDMLAKVEHIQIVACGTSYNSGMVSRYWFEALAGVPCDVEIASEFRYRKSAVRRNSLMITLSQSGETADTLAALRLSKELGYLGSLAICNVPGSSLVRESDLALMTKAGTEIGVASTKAFTTQLTVLLMLVAKLSQLKGLDAAIEQDIVQGLQALPSRIEQMLSQDKRIEQLAEDFSDKHHALFLGRGDQYPIALEGALKLKEISYIHAEAYAAGELKHGPLALIDADMPVIVVAPNNELLEKLKSNIEEVRARGGHLYVFADRDAGFSGSDNMHIIEMPHVEEAIAPIFYTVPLQLLAYHVALIKGTDVDQPRNLAKSVTVE, from the coding sequence ATGTGTGGAATTGTTGGCGCAGTCGCGCAGCGTGATATTGCTGAAATCCTTCTCGAAGGTCTTCGTCGTCTGGAATACCGTGGCTATGACTCTGCGGGACTGGCCGTCGTTGATAGCGCAGGGCATATGACGCGCCTGCGTCGTCTCGGAAAAGTGCAGATGCTGGCTCAGGCGGCGGAAGAACATCCGCTGCATGGCGGTACCGGTATTGCGCATACGCGCTGGGCGACGCACGGAGAACCGTCCGAAGGCAACGCGCACCCTCACGTGTCAGAACACATCGTTGTGGTTCACAACGGCATTATCGAAAACCATGAGCCGCTGCGCGACATGCTGGCGTCTCGCGGCTACGTTTTTGTGTCGGAAACCGATACCGAGGTGATTGCTCACCTGGTGCACTGGGAGCTGGAACAGGGCGGTACGCTGCGTGAAGCGGTACTGCGCGCGATCCCGCAGCTGCGCGGCGCCTACGGCACGGTTATCATGGATACCCGCGACCCTGGCACTCTGCTGGCGGCCCGCTCCGGTAGCCCGCTGGTTATCGGTCTTGGCATGGGCGAGAACTTTATCGCCTCCGATCAGCTGGCTTTGCTGCCGGTAACCCGTCGCTTTATCTTCCTCGAAGAGGGTGATATCGCGGAGGTGACCCGCCGTTCGGTCACCGTCTTTGATAAATCCGGCGCGCAGGTACAGCGTCAGGATATCGAGTCCAATCTGCAGTACGACGCGGGTGATAAAGGCATCTACCGCCACTACATGCAAAAAGAGATTTACGAGCAGCCGAACGCGATTAAAAACACCCTGACCGGGCGCATCAGCCACGGCCAGGTGGATCTCAGCGAGCTGGGGGCGAATGCCAATGATATGCTCGCGAAGGTTGAGCATATCCAGATTGTCGCCTGCGGTACGTCCTATAACTCCGGTATGGTTTCCCGTTACTGGTTTGAGGCGCTGGCCGGAGTGCCGTGCGATGTCGAAATCGCCTCCGAGTTCCGCTATCGCAAGTCCGCCGTACGTCGCAACAGCCTGATGATCACCTTGTCGCAATCGGGTGAGACGGCGGATACGCTGGCGGCGCTGCGCCTGTCTAAAGAGCTGGGCTACCTCGGCTCGCTGGCGATTTGCAACGTGCCAGGCTCCTCGCTGGTGCGTGAGTCTGATCTCGCGCTGATGACCAAAGCGGGAACCGAAATCGGCGTAGCTTCCACCAAAGCGTTTACCACCCAGCTGACCGTTCTGCTGATGCTGGTGGCGAAGCTGTCGCAGCTGAAAGGGCTGGATGCCGCCATTGAGCAGGATATCGTCCAGGGCCTGCAGGCGCTGCCGAGCCGTATCGAACAGATGCTGTCGCAGGACAAACGCATTGAGCAGCTTGCTGAAGATTTCTCCGACAAGCATCACGCGCTGTTCCTTGGCCGCGGCGATCAGTACCCGATCGCCCTGGAAGGCGCGCTGAAGCTTAAAGAGATTTCCTACATTCACGCGGAAGCCTATGCCGCTGGCGAGCTGAAGCACGGCCCGCTGGCGCTGATTGACGCCGATATGCCGGTTATCGTGGTGGCGCCGAACAACGAGCTGCTGGAAAAACTGAAATCCAACATCGAAGAAGTTCGCGCCCGCGGCGGTCATCTGTATGTCTTTGCCGATCGCGATGCCGGCTTCTCCGGCAGCGACAACATGCACATCATTGAGATGCCGCATGTGGAAGAGGCTATTGCGCCTATCTTCTACACCGTTCCGCTGCAGCTGCTGGCCTATCACGTGGCGCTGATCAAAGGTACCGACGTTGACCAGCCGCGTAACCTGGCGAAATCGGTGACGGTTGAATAA
- a CDS encoding fimbrial protein: MKKILSGLIMLFFCYDCFAAGDGVCHNSDGSTHMLNLSFGPITISSANNQTGYTVVDALTNTTGTYPVRCHCDDQHGGQPPYSDTTFYPIYYIGDPAPGLILDRAMGGLNYYILKDTSGSETLSVGVKVFIINNQYAAIPFDHLSNQSTSPSHTCGAGNDGSTINLDSGRSAKLSFYLRHPVMGTIDIPQTEVAWLYAGMSDDFPRTTPVSKVTIKGQLIAPQNCEINQGQVIDIDLGKIYASEFSSTPGAVVSGRKIKTDVAVSCTGMSEVRNTAKINASFVAQAPSADASMVTTSNPDVGVKIYDRDGSPVRVDGSSLMPADMSAISLVGNTNGSVTFYSAPASLTGNKPTPNTFDAWATLVIEFSN, from the coding sequence ATGAAAAAAATATTGTCAGGGCTAATTATGCTGTTTTTTTGCTACGACTGCTTCGCCGCAGGCGATGGCGTTTGTCATAATTCGGATGGGTCAACGCACATGTTAAACTTATCATTTGGACCAATAACCATTTCGTCGGCAAATAATCAGACGGGCTATACCGTGGTAGATGCGTTAACGAACACGACGGGAACCTATCCGGTGCGGTGTCATTGCGACGATCAGCATGGCGGACAACCACCTTATTCAGATACCACTTTTTATCCTATTTACTATATTGGCGATCCAGCACCTGGACTCATTCTCGATCGCGCTATGGGTGGGTTAAATTACTATATATTAAAAGATACATCTGGATCTGAAACGCTTTCTGTTGGTGTGAAGGTTTTTATTATAAATAATCAGTATGCAGCAATACCTTTTGATCATTTATCAAACCAGTCAACTAGTCCTTCACATACGTGCGGTGCGGGTAATGACGGTAGTACTATTAACCTGGATTCCGGTCGTTCAGCTAAACTCTCTTTTTATCTTCGTCATCCGGTTATGGGGACGATAGATATCCCGCAAACTGAAGTAGCGTGGCTTTATGCCGGAATGTCCGATGACTTTCCCCGCACAACACCGGTTTCAAAAGTTACGATTAAAGGACAGCTTATTGCCCCGCAAAATTGTGAAATAAACCAGGGGCAAGTTATTGATATCGACTTAGGTAAAATTTATGCCAGCGAGTTTTCCTCAACGCCAGGCGCCGTTGTATCAGGAAGAAAGATAAAAACGGATGTAGCGGTATCCTGTACTGGAATGTCGGAGGTGCGCAACACGGCAAAGATTAACGCTTCGTTTGTTGCCCAGGCTCCGAGCGCGGATGCGTCCATGGTAACCACCAGCAACCCCGATGTTGGCGTCAAAATCTACGATCGAGATGGAAGCCCCGTTCGCGTTGATGGGAGTTCATTAATGCCCGCGGACATGTCAGCGATCAGCCTTGTGGGTAATACGAATGGCAGCGTTACGTTTTACTCCGCACCGGCAAGCCTCACGGGAAACAAGCCAACCCCCAACACGTTTGATGCCTGGGCCACTTTGGTTATTGAGTTTTCAAACTGA
- a CDS encoding fimbrial chaperone, producing the protein MVWRLLSSLIVALWFFYSSMVNAGIVIGGTRLIYASDKSDATISVFNKEVKIPYLIQVWIDPFNKTDSVKPPFTAIPPVSRLEPGQEKILRIIKTQGDLPQDRESVFWLNVKNIPPASTKTDSSTLEIAIKTRIKLFWRPASIKIIPEGAAPKVKWRRQGNQLVVENPTPVHINVMDISVDGKDIALNMVRPFETLTLPLPVGVAGHKLVWRFINDYGAVSAPLTLSL; encoded by the coding sequence ATGGTCTGGCGTCTGTTAAGCAGTTTAATTGTTGCACTGTGGTTTTTTTATTCATCAATGGTGAATGCCGGGATTGTTATTGGCGGCACTCGATTAATTTATGCCAGTGACAAATCTGATGCGACTATCTCGGTGTTTAATAAAGAGGTGAAAATTCCTTATCTGATTCAGGTATGGATTGACCCTTTTAATAAAACAGATAGCGTGAAACCACCGTTTACGGCTATTCCTCCGGTTTCTCGTCTGGAACCAGGGCAGGAAAAAATCCTGCGTATTATTAAAACCCAGGGTGACTTACCGCAGGATCGGGAATCCGTATTCTGGCTGAATGTAAAAAATATCCCCCCGGCCAGTACGAAAACAGATTCCAGCACGCTCGAAATCGCAATTAAAACCCGTATTAAGCTGTTCTGGCGCCCGGCGTCGATAAAAATTATCCCGGAAGGTGCTGCCCCGAAGGTGAAATGGCGTCGGCAGGGAAATCAGCTGGTGGTTGAAAACCCCACGCCTGTTCATATCAACGTGATGGACATCAGCGTGGATGGTAAAGACATCGCACTCAATATGGTTCGTCCATTTGAAACGCTGACGTTACCGCTCCCGGTCGGAGTGGCGGGGCATAAGCTGGTCTGGCGTTTTATTAATGACTATGGCGCCGTCAGCGCGCCGCTGACATTGTCCCTGTGA
- the pstS gene encoding phosphate ABC transporter substrate-binding protein PstS — MKVMRTTVATVVAATLSMSAFSAFAEASLTGAGATFPAPVYAKWADTYQKETGNKVNYQGIGSSGGVKQITANTVDFGASDAPLSDDKLSQEGLFQFPTVIGGVVLAVNLPGFKSGELVLDGKTLGDIYLGKIKKWDDEAIVKLNPGKKLPSQNIAVVRRADGSGTSFVFTSYLAKVNEEWKSKIGAGSTVNWPTGLGGKGNDGIAAFVQRLPGSIGYVEYAYAKQNNLTYTKLKSADGADVSPTETSFSNAAKGADWNKSFAQDLTNQKGADVWPITSTTFILVHKEQKKPEQGAEVLKFFDWAYKKGGKEANALDYATLPESVIEQVRAAWKTNVKDSSGKALY; from the coding sequence ATGAAAGTTATGCGTACCACTGTCGCAACTGTTGTCGCCGCGACCTTATCGATGAGCGCTTTCTCTGCATTTGCAGAAGCAAGCCTGACTGGCGCTGGTGCAACGTTCCCTGCGCCGGTGTATGCCAAATGGGCGGATACCTACCAGAAAGAAACCGGCAACAAGGTTAACTATCAGGGTATCGGCTCCTCCGGTGGCGTTAAACAAATTACAGCAAATACCGTTGACTTCGGCGCGTCTGATGCTCCGCTGAGCGACGATAAGCTCTCCCAGGAAGGCCTGTTCCAGTTCCCGACCGTGATTGGCGGCGTGGTGCTGGCGGTGAACCTGCCTGGCTTCAAATCCGGTGAGCTGGTGCTCGACGGTAAAACCCTGGGCGATATCTACCTGGGCAAAATTAAAAAGTGGGACGACGAAGCGATTGTTAAGCTGAACCCGGGCAAGAAGCTGCCTTCTCAGAACATCGCCGTTGTTCGTCGCGCTGACGGTTCTGGTACCTCTTTCGTGTTCACCAGCTACCTGGCTAAAGTAAACGAAGAGTGGAAGTCCAAAATCGGCGCTGGCTCTACCGTTAACTGGCCGACCGGTCTGGGCGGCAAAGGTAACGACGGTATCGCGGCGTTCGTACAGCGTCTGCCGGGTTCCATCGGCTACGTTGAATATGCTTACGCGAAGCAGAACAACCTGACCTACACCAAGCTGAAGTCTGCTGATGGCGCCGACGTTAGCCCGACCGAAACGAGCTTCTCCAACGCGGCGAAAGGCGCTGACTGGAACAAATCCTTCGCTCAGGACCTGACCAACCAGAAAGGCGCGGACGTGTGGCCAATCACCTCCACCACCTTCATTCTGGTGCACAAAGAGCAGAAGAAACCTGAGCAGGGCGCTGAAGTGCTGAAATTCTTTGACTGGGCCTACAAAAAAGGCGGTAAAGAAGCGAATGCGCTGGACTACGCTACCCTGCCGGAAAGCGTGATTGAGCAGGTTCGCGCAGCATGGAAGACCAACGTGAAAGACAGCAGCGGTAAAGCGCTGTACTAA
- a CDS encoding fimbria/pilus outer membrane usher protein has protein sequence MTQVRLALALASGVALGVGSNAHARDSVFNPALLEIDHPMNIDIRQFNRTNTLPAGEYKVDLYINGKLLDRRMVTFVQDKPDGELHPCFTEVKETLKSFGVKVDALKTLENVDDKACINPVPLIDGAVWTLDADKLTLALSVPQIYLDIAARDTIPPSRWDEGITALMMNYDLSGTHTVKSDYDESDYYYLNLQNGFNLGAWRLRNYSTLNHSDGRTDYHSISSYVQRDIAVLRSQVMLGDTWTASDVFDSTQIRGARLYTDDDMLPSSQNGFAPVVRGVARTNATVIIKQNGYVIYQSAVPQGAFAITDMNTTNSGGDLDVTIKEEDGSEQHFTQPYASLAILKREGQTDVDISVGELRNQDHFTPNVLQAQILHGLPWGMTVYGGVQAAEDYDSLALGMGKDLGDIGAISFDVTHARARFDDGDDESGQSYRFLYSKRFDETDTNFRLVGYRYSTQGYYSMNEWAQRQDDASDFWISGNRRSRLEGTWTQSFGNGWGNLYLTVSRQQYWKTDEVERLVQLGYSNYWHRISWNISWNYTDSINHSSGYYGHNNHDDSNYDGEQIFMLSVSIPLSGWMENSYVNYSLTQNNHNESTMQAGLNGTLLEGHNLSYNLQESWISSPEDTYSGSAGLSYDGTYGSVNGSYDYSRGSQRLNYGVKGGVLVHADGVTFSQQLGETVALIKAPGAEGMGIDNATGVSTDWRGYTVKTQMTPYDENRVSISSDYFEKANVELENSVVNIVPTRGAVVRAEFVTHVGYRVLFNVHLPDGASVPFGAMASAELESGTVTGIVGDNGDLYLSGMPIEGTLSLRWGESSAKTCHVSYRLDEKQLKDGLIQTPASCR, from the coding sequence ATGACACAGGTACGTCTTGCTCTGGCGCTGGCGTCAGGCGTTGCGCTGGGCGTCGGGTCTAATGCTCATGCTCGCGACAGCGTATTTAACCCGGCGTTGCTGGAAATCGATCACCCGATGAATATTGATATTCGTCAGTTCAACAGGACGAATACGTTGCCGGCCGGTGAATATAAGGTGGATCTTTATATTAACGGCAAACTGCTGGATCGGCGGATGGTCACCTTTGTACAGGATAAACCTGATGGCGAACTGCATCCCTGCTTTACGGAGGTAAAGGAGACGCTGAAAAGTTTTGGCGTAAAAGTGGATGCGCTAAAAACGCTGGAAAATGTCGATGATAAAGCCTGCATCAACCCGGTACCTTTAATTGACGGCGCCGTCTGGACGCTGGATGCGGATAAACTGACGCTAGCGCTTTCTGTTCCACAGATATATCTGGATATCGCCGCGCGCGACACCATCCCCCCTTCGCGTTGGGATGAAGGGATCACCGCGCTGATGATGAATTACGATCTCTCCGGGACGCATACGGTCAAATCGGACTACGATGAGAGCGACTATTACTACCTGAACCTGCAGAACGGTTTCAACCTTGGCGCCTGGCGTTTACGTAATTACAGTACGCTCAACCACTCTGATGGCCGAACGGATTACCACTCAATAAGCTCCTATGTCCAGCGCGATATCGCCGTGCTGCGCAGCCAGGTCATGCTGGGTGATACCTGGACGGCCAGCGACGTTTTCGATAGCACGCAAATCCGTGGCGCCCGTTTGTATACCGATGATGACATGCTCCCCAGCAGTCAGAATGGTTTTGCGCCGGTGGTGCGTGGGGTAGCCAGAACCAATGCCACGGTCATTATTAAGCAAAATGGCTACGTCATTTATCAGTCCGCTGTGCCGCAAGGCGCGTTTGCGATAACGGACATGAATACCACCAATTCGGGTGGCGATCTGGATGTCACTATTAAGGAAGAGGACGGCAGCGAGCAGCACTTTACCCAGCCGTATGCGTCGCTGGCGATATTAAAGCGTGAAGGGCAGACGGACGTTGATATCAGCGTCGGTGAGTTGCGTAATCAGGATCACTTCACGCCAAATGTGCTGCAGGCGCAGATCCTGCATGGCCTGCCGTGGGGGATGACGGTATATGGCGGCGTACAGGCGGCAGAAGATTATGATTCCCTTGCGCTGGGGATGGGGAAGGATTTAGGGGATATTGGCGCCATTTCTTTTGACGTCACGCATGCACGGGCCCGTTTTGACGACGGTGATGATGAAAGCGGGCAATCCTATCGCTTTCTCTACTCTAAGCGTTTTGATGAAACGGACACCAATTTCCGCCTGGTAGGCTATCGCTACTCGACGCAGGGCTACTACAGCATGAACGAGTGGGCGCAGCGGCAGGATGACGCCAGCGATTTCTGGATTAGCGGTAACCGCCGCAGCCGGCTCGAGGGAACCTGGACGCAATCCTTTGGCAATGGTTGGGGAAACCTCTATCTGACGGTCAGTCGTCAGCAATACTGGAAAACGGATGAGGTTGAACGCCTGGTGCAGTTAGGCTACAGCAATTACTGGCACCGGATTTCGTGGAATATCTCCTGGAACTATACCGATTCTATCAACCATAGCTCCGGCTATTATGGCCATAATAATCATGATGATAGTAATTATGACGGCGAACAGATTTTCATGTTGTCCGTGTCTATCCCGTTATCCGGGTGGATGGAAAACAGCTATGTGAACTATTCATTAACGCAAAACAATCACAACGAAAGCACCATGCAGGCGGGTCTGAACGGTACGCTGCTGGAGGGGCATAATCTGAGCTACAACCTTCAGGAATCGTGGATAAGTTCGCCGGAGGATACCTACAGCGGCAGCGCCGGGCTGAGCTATGACGGAACCTATGGCTCGGTGAATGGTTCGTATGATTACAGCCGAGGTTCGCAGCGTCTGAATTACGGCGTGAAGGGCGGTGTTCTGGTACATGCGGATGGTGTGACCTTCTCGCAGCAGTTGGGGGAAACGGTCGCGCTGATTAAAGCGCCTGGCGCAGAAGGGATGGGGATCGACAACGCGACGGGGGTTTCCACCGACTGGCGCGGCTATACGGTAAAAACGCAAATGACGCCGTATGATGAGAACCGGGTGTCCATCAGCAGCGATTACTTTGAAAAAGCCAACGTCGAGCTGGAAAACAGCGTAGTGAATATTGTACCTACGCGAGGCGCGGTGGTGAGAGCGGAATTTGTCACCCACGTTGGCTATCGTGTGCTGTTTAATGTGCATCTGCCTGATGGAGCCTCCGTACCTTTTGGTGCGATGGCGTCCGCTGAGCTTGAATCGGGCACCGTAACGGGCATTGTGGGAGATAACGGCGATTTGTATCTTTCTGGTATGCCAATCGAAGGAACACTCTCTTTGCGTTGGGGAGAAAGTAGCGCAAAAACATGCCATGTTTCATACCGTCTGGATGAAAAACAATTAAAAGATGGGCTAATTCAGACACCAGCATCTTGTCGCTAA